A genome region from Desulfovibrio sp. includes the following:
- a CDS encoding dienelactone hydrolase family protein produces the protein MRVFTTIALLALLLVTPQAFAADTYMVGFRTLGQWSPDTGLRLDVNVWYPSSRPPRDLNYAPWEISASRAGKAVDGRFPLLLLSHDTAGTRFSYHDTAAWLASLGFVVAAPNHPGDNMDNMDNLLTWQQLENRTHELSGSIDLLLHDPEVEPSVDATRIGVVGFGVGGASALLLGGALPDCEGWASYCSRTAPTDMYCNTWARERMEALCKRLPLTRSLADPRIRAIAAVAPGFGMLFSRQSFHWFYPPLLLMAAPNDVLNPPALHARRIYELMDKKPRWLSLPQADTGSLMAPCPEALALELPELCRSVSAETRTAIHKRMTEALGDFFLHYLGNAQNLPQIPPPPDLTPQQPKVTPEPAPQTTSKPKKRRPG, from the coding sequence ATGCGCGTATTCACCACCATTGCCCTTCTTGCCCTGCTGCTGGTTACTCCCCAGGCATTTGCCGCCGACACCTACATGGTGGGCTTTCGTACCCTTGGGCAGTGGTCGCCTGATACCGGCCTGCGACTGGACGTAAACGTCTGGTATCCTTCATCACGCCCCCCGCGTGATCTCAATTACGCCCCGTGGGAAATTTCTGCATCGCGTGCGGGCAAGGCTGTGGACGGGCGTTTTCCCCTTTTGCTGCTCTCGCACGATACCGCCGGAACGCGCTTTTCGTACCACGATACCGCTGCCTGGCTGGCATCGCTGGGTTTTGTGGTGGCCGCGCCCAACCACCCCGGCGACAATATGGACAACATGGACAACCTGCTGACCTGGCAGCAGCTTGAAAACCGTACGCACGAACTTTCTGGCAGCATTGATCTGCTCCTACACGATCCGGAAGTAGAGCCAAGTGTTGACGCCACGCGCATCGGCGTGGTTGGCTTTGGCGTTGGCGGCGCTTCTGCCCTGCTTCTGGGCGGCGCGCTGCCCGATTGCGAGGGTTGGGCAAGCTACTGCTCGCGCACCGCGCCCACCGACATGTATTGCAACACCTGGGCCCGCGAACGCATGGAGGCCCTGTGCAAGCGCCTGCCGCTCACGCGCAGCCTTGCCGATCCGCGCATACGCGCCATCGCCGCTGTGGCTCCGGGCTTTGGCATGCTGTTTTCTCGCCAGTCGTTCCACTGGTTTTACCCGCCCCTGCTGCTCATGGCCGCACCCAACGATGTGCTCAATCCCCCGGCCCTGCACGCGCGGCGCATCTACGAGCTTATGGACAAAAAGCCCCGCTGGCTCTCCCTGCCCCAGGCAGACACAGGCTCGCTCATGGCGCCCTGCCCTGAAGCTCTGGCGCTGGAACTGCCCGAGCTGTGCCGCTCTGTTTCTGCAGAAACCCGCACGGCCATCCACAAGCGCATGACCGAAGCCCTCGGCGATTTTTTTCTGCACTATCTTGGCAATGCGCAAAATCTGCCCCAGATTCCGCCGCCGCCGGACCTTACGCCCCAGCAACCCAAGGTTACGCCCGAACCCGCGCCGCAGACCACGTCAAAACCCAAGAAGCGTCGCCCCGGGTAG
- a CDS encoding DedA family protein, whose product MELLSNFVSFILHIDVHLFELANQYGLWLYAILFVIVFCETGLVVTPFLPGDSLLFASGVVAGAGLLGYGEVMAVLLAAGILGDAVNYCIGRHVGPAIFSRENRFIKKSHLIKAHDFYERHGGKAIVLARFVPIVRTFAPFVAGIALMHPPTFFLFNITGCILWVGGLVSAGFFLGNLEWARQNFSLIVYGIIIVSVLPVVIEIVRGRMGNKG is encoded by the coding sequence ATGGAACTGCTGAGCAATTTTGTTAGTTTTATTCTGCACATAGACGTGCATTTGTTCGAGCTTGCCAACCAGTATGGTCTGTGGCTGTATGCCATACTGTTTGTTATTGTTTTTTGCGAAACCGGCCTTGTGGTTACGCCCTTTTTGCCAGGCGATTCCCTGCTGTTTGCATCCGGCGTGGTGGCAGGGGCTGGCCTGCTGGGCTATGGCGAGGTTATGGCCGTGCTGCTCGCGGCTGGCATACTGGGCGACGCGGTGAACTACTGTATCGGGCGGCATGTGGGGCCAGCCATATTCTCGCGCGAGAACAGGTTCATTAAAAAGTCCCACCTGATCAAGGCCCACGATTTTTATGAACGCCACGGCGGCAAGGCCATTGTGCTGGCCCGCTTTGTGCCCATCGTGCGCACCTTTGCCCCCTTTGTGGCGGGCATTGCCCTCATGCACCCGCCCACGTTCTTTCTGTTCAACATCACGGGCTGCATTTTGTGGGTGGGTGGGCTCGTTTCTGCCGGGTTCTTTTTGGGCAACCTTGAGTGGGCGCGGCAGAATTTCAGCCTGATCGTCTACGGCATCATAATCGTTTCGGTGCTTCCCGTGGTCATAGAAATTGTGCGGGGCCGCATGGGCAACAAGGGCTAG
- a CDS encoding ATP-binding cassette domain-containing protein, protein MSEIIVSIDDVSLFLPGDSSQQHVLHNINWQVRRGAHCALLGPNGSGKSTLLRLMRGELWPAKGRIQWHGPDGAEDSPLAGRAMTALVSPAQQENYQRQAWDLTGRDLLLTGFEDTPLVYTDSTAFRKQAVDAMAARLDAEGLLDRTVPTFSQGQLRLLLLGRALLRAPTLLLLDECDEGLDERYRQIFFETLGEYASRCTVIMTAHRAANIPDWCTGRRYVRNGRLLTAPPAGDAADEANKPQGNSAPAAGEPVQGSGHIMLDLDNVTVFIERQEVLHNINWCMHQGENWRITGANGSGKSTFLRLLAGDEFVAAGGSLDHWLPNQGGHVTTLEAVRKGVRLVSDLSQALYGYSLNALDMVCTGFDNSIGVYRRFSEAERAEAKGRMALMFPEESAERLELLGQQSIRHLSTGQLRRLFLARALVGGPDILLLDEPCSGLDAASRAQYLHLLDQLAAQGIHMVFVSHHNEDAPLCINREAHMEGGRLRVVQ, encoded by the coding sequence ATGTCCGAAATTATCGTATCCATTGACGACGTAAGCCTTTTTCTGCCCGGCGATTCAAGCCAGCAGCACGTGCTGCACAACATAAACTGGCAGGTGCGACGCGGCGCGCACTGTGCGTTGCTCGGCCCCAACGGTTCCGGCAAGTCTACCCTGCTGCGTCTCATGCGCGGCGAGCTGTGGCCCGCCAAGGGGCGCATCCAGTGGCATGGGCCTGACGGCGCGGAAGATTCGCCTCTGGCTGGCAGGGCCATGACCGCCCTTGTTTCGCCTGCGCAACAGGAAAACTATCAGCGCCAGGCCTGGGATCTCACAGGGCGCGACCTGCTGCTTACCGGCTTTGAAGATACACCTCTGGTGTACACCGACAGCACGGCCTTCCGTAAACAGGCAGTGGATGCCATGGCCGCCCGCCTTGACGCAGAGGGCCTGCTTGACCGCACCGTACCCACATTTTCGCAGGGGCAGCTGCGTCTGCTGCTGCTTGGCCGTGCCCTGCTGCGCGCACCCACCCTGCTTCTGCTGGACGAATGCGACGAAGGCCTCGACGAACGCTACCGCCAGATTTTCTTTGAAACCCTGGGCGAATATGCCAGCCGCTGCACTGTGATCATGACTGCGCACCGCGCGGCCAATATTCCCGACTGGTGCACGGGCCGCCGCTATGTGCGCAACGGGCGGCTGCTTACCGCACCGCCTGCTGGCGACGCGGCGGACGAAGCAAACAAGCCTCAGGGCAACAGCGCGCCTGCCGCCGGGGAGCCCGTGCAGGGCAGCGGGCACATCATGCTTGATCTGGACAATGTAACGGTGTTCATCGAAAGGCAGGAAGTGCTGCACAATATCAACTGGTGCATGCATCAGGGTGAAAACTGGCGCATCACCGGGGCCAACGGATCAGGCAAGTCCACTTTTCTGCGGCTGCTGGCGGGCGACGAATTTGTGGCTGCAGGCGGTAGCCTTGACCACTGGCTGCCCAACCAGGGCGGGCATGTGACCACTCTTGAGGCCGTGCGCAAGGGAGTGCGGCTGGTTTCTGACCTTTCCCAGGCGCTTTATGGCTATTCGCTCAATGCGCTCGATATGGTCTGCACCGGCTTTGACAACAGCATTGGCGTGTACCGCCGTTTTTCTGAAGCCGAACGCGCGGAGGCCAAGGGCCGCATGGCGCTCATGTTTCCCGAGGAATCTGCCGAAAGGCTCGAACTGCTGGGCCAGCAGTCCATCCGTCACCTTTCCACAGGTCAGCTGCGCCGTCTGTTTCTGGCGCGTGCGCTGGTGGGCGGACCAGACATTCTGCTGCTGGACGAACCGTGCTCCGGCCTGGATGCGGCCAGCCGCGCCCAGTACCTGCACCTGCTCGACCAGCTGGCCGCGCAGGGCATTCACATGGTCTTTGTTTCGCACCATAACGAAGACGCCCCCCTGTGCATAAACAGGGAGGCGCATATGGAAGGCGGCAGACTGCGCGTGGTGCAGTAG
- a CDS encoding histidinol-phosphatase: MILADLHTHTKYSHGGNTPDEMFAAGQARGLAFMGFTEHSPRPVGFDYTHEYREQLTRHLPDYEREVCALRTANANGPCRVLFGMEMDWLEGQEDFTRASCAAFDFDYLLGSVHFIGNWGFDDGAEPWKAFSQEECEKQYQAYFETWERMILSGLFNIAAHPDLIKIFSVEQFHIWLAKPQSQALVARGLAAIKNMGMSMEISSAGIRKLCREIYPAPPIMLMAAQMGLPVSFASDAHSTEDVGYGFARLASYARAFGFAEYTIFDRGQRIVLPL; this comes from the coding sequence ATGATTCTTGCAGACTTGCACACGCACACCAAGTATTCGCACGGCGGCAACACCCCGGACGAAATGTTCGCGGCGGGCCAGGCACGGGGCCTTGCCTTCATGGGCTTTACCGAGCACTCGCCCCGCCCCGTGGGATTTGATTACACCCACGAATACCGCGAGCAACTCACCCGGCACCTGCCCGACTACGAGCGCGAGGTCTGCGCCCTGCGTACTGCCAATGCCAATGGACCGTGCCGCGTGCTTTTTGGCATGGAAATGGACTGGCTTGAAGGGCAGGAGGACTTTACCCGCGCCTCGTGCGCCGCCTTTGATTTTGACTATCTGCTGGGCAGCGTCCACTTCATCGGCAACTGGGGTTTTGACGACGGCGCGGAACCGTGGAAGGCGTTCTCGCAGGAAGAATGCGAAAAGCAGTATCAGGCATACTTTGAAACCTGGGAGCGCATGATCCTTTCCGGCCTGTTCAACATCGCCGCCCACCCCGACCTTATCAAGATTTTTTCGGTAGAGCAGTTTCACATCTGGCTGGCAAAACCGCAAAGCCAGGCTCTGGTGGCACGCGGCCTTGCCGCCATCAAAAACATGGGCATGAGCATGGAGATATCCTCGGCCGGCATTCGCAAGCTGTGCCGCGAGATATACCCCGCACCGCCCATCATGCTGATGGCCGCGCAAATGGGCCTGCCAGTCAGCTTTGCCTCAGACGCCCACAGCACGGAAGATGTGGGCTACGGCTTTGCCCGGCTGGCCTCGTACGCCCGTGCCTTCGGTTTTGCCGAATACACCATTTTTGACCGGGGGCAGCGCATCGTTCTGCCACTGTAA
- the gltA gene encoding NADPH-dependent glutamate synthase, which translates to MENSKPKKTVAPRVDMPCQPAKVRRANFEEVALGYTKEMAKAEASRCLQCKKPLCVTGCPVEVPIRDFIHQVAEGNMDAAYRIIKTTNSLPAVCGRVCPQEHQCEGKCVLKAKGQPVAIGRLERFVADTYIATTACEQVTGTNACALPLGAKKVACIGSGPSALTCAGVCATAGIKVDVFEALHEPGGVLIYGIPAFRLPKNVVATEINGLRQAGVDFHLNSVGGRTIDIADLRKEYDAVFIGVGAGLPVFLGVPGENLVGVFSANEYLTRVNLGRAYNFPTQDTPAYPGKHVTVFGAGNVAMDAARTALRMGAESVHVVYRRTRAEMPARLEELEHAEEEGVQFAMLSAPLRFNGDAEMRLQSVTLQRMELGEPDASGRRRPVPVEGSEYDLPTDLAIVALGTRSNPILLEATPELKLNKWGYIEADENTGETSIPNVFAGGDIVTGAATVILAMGAGRKAGQEIVRRIVG; encoded by the coding sequence ATGGAGAATAGCAAGCCCAAAAAGACCGTGGCTCCCCGCGTGGACATGCCCTGTCAGCCTGCCAAGGTACGCCGCGCCAACTTTGAAGAAGTTGCGCTCGGCTACACCAAGGAAATGGCCAAGGCTGAGGCTAGCCGCTGCCTTCAGTGCAAAAAGCCCCTGTGCGTCACCGGCTGCCCGGTCGAAGTGCCCATCCGCGACTTTATCCATCAGGTTGCCGAAGGCAACATGGATGCGGCCTACCGTATCATCAAGACCACCAACAGCCTGCCCGCCGTCTGCGGTCGCGTGTGCCCGCAGGAACACCAGTGCGAAGGCAAGTGCGTGCTCAAGGCCAAGGGCCAGCCCGTGGCCATTGGCCGCCTTGAACGTTTTGTGGCCGACACCTACATTGCCACCACTGCCTGTGAACAGGTAACCGGCACCAATGCCTGTGCCCTGCCCCTTGGGGCCAAAAAGGTGGCCTGCATCGGCTCCGGCCCCTCGGCCCTGACCTGTGCTGGCGTGTGCGCTACTGCGGGCATCAAGGTGGACGTGTTTGAAGCCCTGCACGAACCCGGCGGCGTGCTTATTTACGGCATTCCCGCCTTCCGTCTGCCCAAGAACGTGGTTGCCACCGAAATCAACGGCCTGCGGCAGGCCGGTGTGGACTTCCACCTCAACTCCGTTGGTGGCCGCACCATTGATATTGCCGACCTGCGCAAGGAATACGACGCCGTGTTCATCGGCGTGGGCGCTGGCCTGCCCGTCTTTCTGGGCGTTCCCGGCGAGAACCTCGTGGGCGTTTTCTCGGCCAACGAGTACCTCACCCGCGTCAACCTTGGCCGCGCCTACAACTTCCCCACGCAGGATACCCCGGCCTATCCCGGCAAGCACGTAACCGTATTTGGCGCGGGCAATGTGGCCATGGACGCGGCCCGCACCGCCCTGCGCATGGGCGCTGAAAGCGTGCATGTCGTGTACCGCCGTACCCGCGCTGAAATGCCTGCCCGCCTTGAAGAACTGGAACATGCAGAGGAGGAAGGCGTGCAGTTTGCCATGCTCTCCGCGCCGCTGCGTTTCAACGGCGATGCGGAAATGCGCCTGCAGTCCGTAACTCTGCAGCGCATGGAACTGGGAGAACCCGATGCCTCTGGCCGCCGCAGGCCCGTGCCGGTGGAAGGATCGGAATACGATCTGCCCACCGACCTTGCCATCGTGGCTCTTGGCACGCGCTCCAACCCCATCCTTCTTGAGGCCACGCCCGAGCTCAAACTTAATAAGTGGGGCTACATCGAAGCCGATGAAAACACGGGCGAAACTTCCATTCCCAACGTCTTTGCGGGCGGTGACATCGTCACCGGCGCGGCCACGGTCATTCTGGCCATGGGCGCAGGCCGCAAGGCCGGGCAGGAAATAGTCCGAAGAATAGTGGGCTGA
- a CDS encoding sulfide/dihydroorotate dehydrogenase-like FAD/NAD-binding protein, whose amino-acid sequence MPTPILHKESLIPGKTSKLVLHAPQIAQKARPGHFVMLRMSEQGERIPLTIADTDRDNGTITIVYLVMGKSTAMLEALGAGDSILDVCGPLGHPTHIEKRGTVVCVGGGTGIAAMHHIAKGHARIGNKVVGVIGARSKDLLLFENELKSFVDELLISTDDGSYGHKGLVTELLRNRLETDKDVFEVVAVGPVPMMAAVAETTRPFGVKTTVSLNPIMVDGIGMCGACRVTVGGKTKFACVDGPEFDGHEVDFPELRRRLAAYREQETVSIEEYRRVSHGE is encoded by the coding sequence ATGCCAACACCTATATTGCACAAGGAAAGCCTGATCCCGGGCAAAACCAGCAAACTGGTGCTCCATGCGCCGCAAATCGCGCAAAAAGCGCGCCCCGGCCATTTCGTCATGCTGCGCATGAGCGAACAGGGCGAACGCATTCCACTCACCATTGCTGATACTGACCGGGACAACGGCACCATCACTATAGTTTACCTGGTTATGGGCAAGAGTACCGCCATGCTTGAAGCCCTTGGCGCCGGAGACTCCATTCTCGACGTCTGCGGCCCCCTAGGGCACCCCACCCATATCGAAAAACGCGGCACGGTCGTGTGCGTTGGCGGCGGCACGGGCATTGCCGCCATGCACCACATTGCCAAGGGCCACGCCCGAATCGGCAACAAGGTTGTGGGCGTCATTGGCGCTCGCAGCAAGGATCTGCTGCTCTTTGAAAACGAACTTAAATCCTTTGTGGACGAACTGCTCATCTCTACCGACGATGGCAGCTACGGGCACAAGGGTCTTGTTACCGAACTTCTGCGCAACAGGCTTGAAACAGACAAGGACGTGTTTGAAGTAGTTGCCGTCGGCCCCGTGCCCATGATGGCCGCCGTGGCCGAAACCACCCGTCCTTTTGGCGTTAAAACCACGGTCAGCCTCAACCCCATCATGGTTGACGGTATTGGTATGTGCGGCGCCTGCCGCGTTACCGTGGGCGGCAAAACCAAGTTTGCCTGCGTTGACGGCCCCGAATTTGACGGCCACGAAGTGGACTTTCCCGAGCTGCGCCGCCGCCTGGCCGCATACCGCGAGCAGGAGACTGTTTCCATTGAAGAATACCGGAGAGTCAGCCATGGAGAATAG
- a CDS encoding aldehyde dehydrogenase family protein: MNKPDIQDSYSLFINGQWKPASDGGTFDTYCPANGERLATCAEATSQDVDDAVTAATTAWHSWKKVDPIERANLLLKIADLIDANKEHLAMVETMDNGKPIRETMNVDIPFAADHFRYFAGVVRADEGTAVMLDENTMSLVFREPIGVVGQIVPWNFPFLMAAWKLAPVLAAGCCTVFKPSNHTSLSVLELARLIADVLPKGVFNVITGRGSRSGQFMLEHPGFRKLAFTGSTEVGRQVGLAAAKRLIPSTLELGGKSANIYFPDCQWDLAMDGLQLGILFNQGQVCCAGSRVFVHDSIYDRFVADAVERFNRVKVGLPWDPATQMGSQIYESHLKAIQHCITQAKAEGATLLCGGERITEGELAKGCFMRPTLLGNVTNNMRVAQEEIFGPVAVIIRFKTEEEVVAMANDSLYGLGGAVWTRDINRAIRVSRAIETGRMWVNTYNSIPAGAPFGGHKESGIGRETHKIILEHYTQQKNILINLSEKPTGFYP, encoded by the coding sequence ATGAACAAACCAGACATTCAGGATTCGTACTCCCTTTTCATCAACGGCCAGTGGAAACCAGCCTCTGACGGCGGCACTTTTGACACATACTGCCCTGCCAACGGCGAACGCCTTGCCACCTGCGCCGAAGCCACCAGCCAGGATGTGGACGACGCCGTTACAGCTGCCACCACTGCATGGCACAGCTGGAAAAAGGTAGACCCCATTGAGCGCGCCAACCTGCTGCTGAAAATCGCCGACCTTATTGACGCCAACAAAGAGCACCTGGCCATGGTGGAAACCATGGACAACGGCAAGCCCATTCGGGAAACCATGAATGTGGATATTCCCTTTGCCGCCGACCACTTCCGTTATTTTGCAGGTGTTGTGCGCGCTGACGAAGGCACGGCTGTAATGCTGGACGAAAACACCATGTCGCTGGTGTTTCGTGAACCCATCGGCGTGGTGGGGCAGATTGTACCGTGGAACTTCCCCTTTCTCATGGCCGCATGGAAGCTGGCGCCTGTGCTTGCCGCTGGCTGCTGCACCGTTTTCAAGCCGTCAAACCACACATCCCTTTCCGTTCTGGAGCTGGCGCGACTGATCGCCGATGTGCTGCCAAAGGGTGTGTTCAACGTTATTACCGGGCGCGGTTCGCGTTCCGGCCAGTTCATGCTTGAGCACCCCGGCTTTCGCAAACTGGCCTTCACCGGTTCCACCGAAGTGGGCCGTCAAGTGGGCCTGGCAGCAGCCAAACGCCTTATTCCCTCGACCCTGGAGCTGGGGGGCAAATCGGCCAACATCTATTTTCCTGACTGCCAGTGGGATCTGGCTATGGACGGTCTGCAGCTTGGCATTCTGTTCAATCAAGGGCAGGTGTGTTGCGCTGGTTCGCGCGTTTTTGTGCATGATAGCATCTACGACAGATTTGTTGCCGATGCCGTGGAACGCTTCAACCGCGTCAAGGTTGGCCTGCCGTGGGACCCTGCAACCCAGATGGGCTCGCAGATTTACGAATCGCACCTCAAGGCCATCCAGCATTGCATTACGCAGGCCAAGGCCGAAGGTGCAACCCTGCTCTGCGGGGGTGAGCGCATCACCGAAGGCGAACTGGCAAAAGGCTGCTTTATGCGACCAACCCTTCTCGGCAATGTCACCAACAATATGCGTGTGGCGCAGGAAGAAATATTCGGACCGGTGGCGGTCATCATCAGGTTCAAGACAGAAGAGGAAGTTGTGGCTATGGCCAACGACAGCCTCTATGGCCTTGGCGGCGCGGTGTGGACGCGTGACATCAACAGGGCCATACGCGTGAGCAGGGCAATTGAAACTGGCCGCATGTGGGTCAATACTTACAACAGCATCCCGGCGGGTGCGCCCTTTGGCGGGCACAAGGAATCTGGCATCGGGCGTGAAACACACAAGATTATCCTTGAGCACTACACGCAGCAAAAAAACATTCTCATAAATCTTTCCGAAAAACCCACTGGATTCTACCCCTAA
- the cobM gene encoding precorrin-4 C(11)-methyltransferase: protein MDDAARAGVAPGTVTFVGAGPGDPDLMTIKGRKAIEQAALVLYAGSLVPREVVACAAPPAMVVDSAPLTLEQCHALVRATALEGRPVARVHTGDPSLYGALREQAALLDADGIPWRVIPGVTAACAAAAAAGITFTVPEVTQSLIISRLEGRTPVPAREHLHLLAEHKASMAVYLSAASAQALQDELSRSLPPETPVFCAHMVSWPEEQLYWTTLGELAQCITSHNLTRQTVFLVLPAENSQGAPSRLYAADFAHGYRPAQS, encoded by the coding sequence ATGGATGACGCAGCGCGCGCCGGGGTTGCACCCGGCACAGTCACATTTGTAGGAGCTGGCCCCGGCGATCCGGATCTCATGACAATCAAGGGCCGCAAGGCCATTGAACAGGCAGCTCTCGTGCTCTACGCAGGTTCGCTGGTTCCACGCGAGGTTGTGGCCTGCGCCGCGCCTCCGGCCATGGTAGTGGATTCCGCACCGCTGACGCTCGAGCAGTGCCACGCACTGGTGCGGGCCACCGCCCTTGAAGGACGCCCCGTGGCCCGAGTGCATACGGGCGACCCCTCGCTGTACGGCGCGCTGCGCGAACAGGCCGCCCTGCTGGATGCGGACGGCATCCCCTGGCGGGTGATACCGGGCGTCACCGCCGCCTGCGCTGCCGCAGCCGCCGCCGGCATTACATTTACCGTGCCGGAAGTGACGCAAAGCCTCATCATCAGCAGGCTTGAGGGCCGCACCCCGGTTCCCGCGCGCGAGCACCTGCACCTGCTGGCCGAGCACAAGGCCTCCATGGCCGTGTACCTTTCCGCCGCTTCGGCGCAGGCGCTGCAAGACGAGCTGTCGCGCAGCCTGCCGCCAGAAACCCCGGTATTCTGCGCCCACATGGTCAGCTGGCCAGAAGAGCAGCTCTACTGGACCACCCTGGGTGAACTTGCCCAGTGCATCACCAGCCACAACCTCACCCGGCAGACGGTCTTTCTCGTGCTGCCTGCAGAAAACAGCCAGGGTGCCCCATCACGGCTCTACGCCGCCGACTTTGCCCACGGCTACCGCCCCGCCCAAAGCTGA
- the cbiE gene encoding precorrin-6y C5,15-methyltransferase (decarboxylating) subunit CbiE — MKQQVSLPGIAVPSHTPTVPAQEHEAGLATGTTHTLLAESASIPEPAELLPAELSAKLPTEVAPETATEQPATAEESTIAADAAPDVADANEATEEPPAKTEETPLFHENESPESAPEPASAPAFEPVVSEDAPDSASALAAEASPYLHGAPATEAPDSTPASNAPQPQTPSTMAGPAAGGMSEQDDWPPMSEMLQSFFVFEPTIATPEPITVMGIDCARPRGLAGLAEAQRQLAEQADVICAGRLLLEEFSGLSLAGSETTGGESPATTPTIEGTTLKARLLPLSTPLEPLLTRLSQLRAAGERVLVLADGDPLLFGIGATLVRRLGSTAVRLLPAVSSLQQACARLSLPWHKVICLSLHGRDDLRPLNVACGKNAPLCILTDARMSPDVLARHLLDRGVDWFDAHIFERMGAADETVSHLSLADAASREFGPACTMVLVPAAPARRPHLGLDADQLAVDRGLITKKPVRAAALSLLRIEAGHVVWDLGSGSGAVALEASVLAHEGRVIAVERSAGRAMGIQENRRRFGAANVEVRLGQAPECLPGLPDPQRVFIGGGLSGDDGDDILGHVCLRLPVGGRVVVSCVLLDSFSLCRRFFEDMAWPVEILQISAAEGKTLGGDVHLSAMNPVFLLAAQKPAPSPIQSGAQPESR, encoded by the coding sequence ATGAAACAACAGGTATCACTGCCCGGCATTGCCGTGCCATCCCATACGCCCACAGTTCCGGCACAGGAGCATGAGGCGGGCCTCGCTACGGGCACTACGCACACGCTGTTGGCGGAATCGGCCAGCATCCCTGAGCCTGCTGAACTGTTGCCCGCAGAACTGTCTGCCAAACTGCCCACAGAGGTCGCCCCAGAAACCGCCACCGAGCAGCCCGCTACCGCAGAAGAATCCACCATCGCTGCCGATGCTGCTCCTGATGTCGCTGATGCAAATGAAGCGACCGAGGAGCCGCCCGCAAAAACGGAAGAAACTCCGCTTTTTCATGAAAATGAAAGCCCGGAATCCGCGCCTGAACCCGCATCAGCCCCTGCTTTTGAGCCTGTAGTTTCTGAAGATGCGCCTGATTCTGCTTCTGCACTCGCAGCAGAAGCTTCGCCTTACCTGCATGGTGCACCGGCAACTGAAGCTCCTGACAGCACTCCCGCATCAAATGCCCCACAGCCCCAGACGCCCAGCACCATGGCTGGCCCCGCGGCTGGCGGCATGTCCGAGCAGGACGACTGGCCGCCCATGTCGGAGATGTTGCAGTCTTTCTTTGTGTTCGAGCCCACCATTGCAACGCCCGAACCCATCACGGTCATGGGGATCGACTGCGCCCGCCCGCGCGGTCTGGCGGGGCTTGCCGAAGCACAGCGCCAGCTTGCGGAACAGGCCGACGTTATCTGCGCAGGCCGCCTGCTGCTTGAAGAATTTTCTGGCCTCAGCCTTGCGGGCAGTGAAACCACGGGCGGAGAATCGCCTGCCACGACGCCCACTATCGAAGGCACGACCCTCAAGGCACGCCTGCTGCCCCTCAGCACACCACTTGAACCGCTGCTCACCCGCCTCAGCCAGTTGCGGGCCGCTGGCGAACGCGTACTGGTGCTTGCCGACGGCGATCCCCTGCTTTTTGGCATTGGTGCAACGCTTGTGCGCCGTCTTGGCTCCACAGCGGTGCGGCTGCTGCCTGCGGTCAGCTCGCTGCAACAGGCCTGCGCGCGCCTCTCACTGCCGTGGCACAAGGTCATCTGCCTGTCGCTGCACGGTCGCGACGACCTGCGCCCCCTCAATGTAGCCTGCGGCAAAAACGCGCCGCTCTGCATCCTTACCGACGCGCGCATGTCGCCCGACGTACTGGCCCGCCACCTGCTCGACAGGGGCGTTGACTGGTTTGACGCGCACATTTTTGAACGCATGGGCGCAGCCGACGAAACAGTAAGCCATCTGAGCCTGGCCGATGCCGCCAGCCGTGAATTTGGCCCCGCCTGCACCATGGTTCTGGTGCCTGCCGCACCCGCACGCCGCCCGCATCTGGGCCTCGATGCCGACCAGCTTGCAGTTGACCGGGGCCTGATCACCAAGAAACCCGTGCGGGCAGCGGCCTTGTCCCTGCTGCGCATAGAGGCCGGGCATGTGGTGTGGGATCTGGGCTCTGGCTCTGGCGCGGTGGCCCTTGAGGCGTCGGTGCTGGCGCACGAGGGCCGCGTTATCGCGGTAGAGCGTTCCGCTGGCCGCGCCATGGGCATTCAGGAAAACCGCCGCCGCTTTGGTGCCGCCAATGTGGAGGTGCGACTGGGACAGGCCCCGGAATGCCTGCCCGGCCTGCCTGATCCCCAGCGGGTCTTTATTGGCGGCGGCCTTTCGGGCGATGACGGCGATGACATTCTGGGCCATGTGTGCCTGCGCCTGCCCGTGGGCGGGCGTGTGGTGGTCAGCTGTGTGCTGCTCGACAGCTTCAGCCTTTGCCGCCGCTTTTTTGAAGACATGGCATGGCCTGTGGAAATTTTGCAGATATCCGCGGCCGAGGGCAAAACGCTGGGCGGCGACGTGCATCTCTCTGCCATGAACCCGGTATTTTTGCTGGCCGCCCAAAAACCCGCGCCCTCCCCAATCCAGTCCGGCGCACAACCTGAAAGCAGGTAA